In Candidatus Binatia bacterium, the genomic window CGGGATCGAGCGGCTCGCGGAGAGCGCACCCGAGAGGTCGCGACCGTCCATCGAATCGGGGATGGGGAGCCCCAAACCACCGAGAACCGTCGGCGTCACGTCGACCAGACTGACGGGCGACTCGAGCTTCACACCCGCCCCGACCCGGCCGGGGAGCCGGAACGCCAATGGGATGGCGACGGAACCTTCGAACGGGAACCAGCCATGCTGGAAGAAGTAGTCGTGATCCCCCAACCCCTCACCGTGGTCCGCGGTGAGTACGATCAGGGTATCGCCCGCAAGCCCGAGTTCCTCGAGAGTCGTAAGCAGCCGCCCTGCCTGCGCATCGCTGTGGTGCACCTCTCCCCGATACCGCCAACGGTAGACGGAGGCGCGATTCGTCCGCTGGATCTTCTGGTACTTCGGGATCACGCCCAGACCCGTGTTCTTCTTGCTCATCTCGAGGACTGTCTCGGGCCGCGGATCCTCGCGTGCGACCTTCTCGCGCGCCTCGGGCGGCGCCGAATCATACGGGCCGTGCGGGTCCATCAGATGAACCCACAAGAACCAGGGCTCGGGGGGCGCGTTCGCGAGCCAGTCGCGCGCGCGATCGACACCCACTTCGTCCTTGGAGAACCCACGGCCGCGGAACTTCGCGAAGGAATCGTAGAGTTCGAAGCCGCGGCCGAAGCCGTACTCGGCGGCGAGGATCCCGTTGCCGAAGAACGCCGCGGTCCGGTACCCCGCCGCCCCGAGGAGTTCAGCGAGAACGGGAGACCGCTTGCCCAAAGACCATCCGTTGCCGCGAACCCCGTGGCCGCCCCGGTACGCACCGGTCAGCAGGGCGGCCGTCGCGGCGCGGGTTGTCGGCGCCGGCGTGCTCGCCGCCAGGAAGGCGGTGCCGGCGTTCGTCAGCGCATCCAGGGACGGCGTCAGGTCGTTCGGACCGCTTTCCACGTACCCCAGGTGATCGGCACGAAGCGTATCGATCGTCAGCAGCAGAATGTTCGGGAACCGACCATCCGACAGACGCAGCGGCGGCGCGTGCGGTGGCGTAGGCCAGACCGCCCACGCCACCGCCAGCAGAGTGATTCCCAGAGCGACGAAGCGCAGCATCATGCCTCCTCGCAACGCCGCCGGGCGACCCAAATCAGAGACGCTCGATGATGGTACCGGTGCCGAGCCCACCGCCACAACACATCGAGATGAGACCGTATTTGCCGCCGGTCCGCTCGAGCTCGTGGAGAGCCGTCGTCAGAAGGCGTGCGCCCGTGCATCCCGTCGGGTGACCGAGAGCGATCGCACCGCCGTTCGGGTTCACGCGCTCGGGGTTGGGCTTCAGCTCCTTCTGCCAGGCCAGCACGACCGCGGCGAAGGCCTCGTTCACCTCGAAGGTGTCGATCTGATCGATCGACAGGCCGCTTTGCTTCAGGACCTTATGCGAAGCCGGGATCGGGCCCTTTAACATCGTCACCGGGTCGCAACCCACGAGGGTCGTGGCGGTGATACGAGCGCGCGGCTTCAATCCGAGCGCCTTCGCCTTCGCCGGCGACGCCAGCAGGACCGCCGACGCACCGTCGGAGACCTGCGAGGACGTGCCCGCAGTATGGACACCCCCCTCTTGTACCGCCTTCAGAGTGCCGAGCTTCTCGAGCGAAGTCTCACGAAGCCCCTCGTCGCGTGTAACCTCGTGCATGGCAGCGGTAGGATTCTTCTCGTCATCGAGGACCGGCGCGGTGATCGGCGCGATCTCCCGATCAAAGCGGCCTTCTCCCCAGGCCTCGGCGGCATGCTGCTGGCTGAGCAAGCCGAAGCGATCGGTATCCTCGCGGGTGATGCCGTACTCCTCGACGATCATCTCCGCGCCCTGGAACTGAGACGTCGGCGCGAAGTGCTCGACGTAAGCCGGCGTCATCGGAAAGCCGCCCTTCATGTTCGAGCCGAGCGGGACGCGCGTCATCATCTCGACGCCACAAGCCAGAACGACGTCCTCGATGCCCGAGCCGATCAAGCCGGCCGCGACTGACGTCGCCTGCTGAGACGAACCGCACTGGCTGTCGATCGTGGTCGAAGCGACCTCGAGCGGGAGCCCGGCCGCGAGCCAAGCGACGCGCGCGATGTTGAAGGACTGCTCGCCCACTTGCGAGACGCAGCCGCCGACGACCTGGCCCACCTGATCCGGATCGATGCCGGAACGCTCGACCGCCGCCTTTTGGACGGCACCGAGCAGGTCGGCAGGCATGACTCCGGAAAGCGCGCCTTTGCGGCGACCAATCGGACTACGGACGGCTTCGACGATCCAGACTTCTTCCATGACGGGCTCCCTTTTCCTGTGGTGTCTCCGGGCCTAGCTAGCGAAGCGCGCCGGTCTCGTCCATCAGGGGGCGCAGGAGTCAGGGGCTACTCATCCATCCGGATCAGGCC contains:
- a CDS encoding sulfatase-like hydrolase/transferase; translated protein: MLRFVALGITLLAVAWAVWPTPPHAPPLRLSDGRFPNILLLTIDTLRADHLGYVESGPNDLTPSLDALTNAGTAFLAASTPAPTTRAATAALLTGAYRGGHGVRGNGWSLGKRSPVLAELLGAAGYRTAAFFGNGILAAEYGFGRGFELYDSFAKFRGRGFSKDEVGVDRARDWLANAPPEPWFLWVHLMDPHGPYDSAPPEAREKVAREDPRPETVLEMSKKNTGLGVIPKYQKIQRTNRASVYRWRYRGEVHHSDAQAGRLLTTLEELGLAGDTLIVLTADHGEGLGDHDYFFQHGWFPFEGSVAIPLAFRLPGRVGAGVKLESPVSLVDVTPTVLGGLGLPIPDSMDGRDLSGALSASRSIPMREGPVFTASTLLSGMSAVRLGRWKLVHTPPPPAQIRPEDPWKSDYATEESFRLYDIDADPGEAADLSAEHPAEQARLRALLAVWESEQNLHIGVDRTPPADVDPRLQDMLRSLGYVD
- a CDS encoding steroid 3-ketoacyl-CoA thiolase encodes the protein MEEVWIVEAVRSPIGRRKGALSGVMPADLLGAVQKAAVERSGIDPDQVGQVVGGCVSQVGEQSFNIARVAWLAAGLPLEVASTTIDSQCGSSQQATSVAAGLIGSGIEDVVLACGVEMMTRVPLGSNMKGGFPMTPAYVEHFAPTSQFQGAEMIVEEYGITREDTDRFGLLSQQHAAEAWGEGRFDREIAPITAPVLDDEKNPTAAMHEVTRDEGLRETSLEKLGTLKAVQEGGVHTAGTSSQVSDGASAVLLASPAKAKALGLKPRARITATTLVGCDPVTMLKGPIPASHKVLKQSGLSIDQIDTFEVNEAFAAVVLAWQKELKPNPERVNPNGGAIALGHPTGCTGARLLTTALHELERTGGKYGLISMCCGGGLGTGTIIERL